The proteins below are encoded in one region of Candidatus Methanoperedens sp.:
- a CDS encoding RNA polymerase Rpb4 family protein, translated as MIVKQVISEEILTLGEVRELLDQVKKERETENKELGYELRKAMAHAESFSKLEATKSRELMNELLKLEKMKPEIAVRIADVLPMSNDELRSIYAKERYTLSETELKQILDLVAKYT; from the coding sequence ATGATAGTGAAGCAGGTTATCAGTGAAGAAATATTGACTCTTGGCGAGGTTCGGGAGCTGCTCGATCAGGTAAAAAAAGAGAGAGAAACAGAGAACAAGGAGCTGGGATACGAGCTTCGAAAAGCAATGGCCCATGCTGAATCATTTTCCAAGCTTGAAGCAACAAAATCAAGGGAATTAATGAACGAGCTCCTGAAGCTTGAAAAAATGAAACCAGAGATAGCTGTCAGAATTGCAGACGTTCTTCCTATGTCCAATGATGAATTAAGGTCGATTTATGCAAAAGAACGTTATACCCTTAGCGAAACAGAACTTAAACAAATTCTTGATCTGGTAGCTAAGTATACCTGA
- a CDS encoding tetratricopeptide repeat protein → MGFYDRILGKKKTPSISRMGDTARDNAKISSEDVPVLVNKGDSLVESSMYAEAIQCYDKALKINPKLTEVWNNKGLALARTGRYAEAIKCYDKAIELKPDDEEVIYNKAMALAQLGKFPDAIKYYDKLLEMNPKDAAAWCSKGDMLFESGNFEEALRVYDKAIEINPKDEAVWNNRGLTLVKLNRLSEAIESYDKAIEINPTVEKIWSNKGTALVRMKQAEEKVDLQKIASSMPGEEKTESFIETNPEQPAIEPEIKPEASLEKPDLIIEKIEEPELIETKPVEQPVIESGKNEAKPETSEDKPDSEKQEISKESLEHLVIGNTMYSMGRYEDAIDSFDKSLQVDPGNAIAWNNKALALIKSGKFDEAVVCYDKAIQIDPNDYVFLNNKGNALYKEGNIKEAMKCYDLAFKLNPESGNAKRGMEMCLKFLKKSAKRRNR, encoded by the coding sequence ATGGGATTTTATGACAGGATTTTGGGGAAAAAGAAAACCCCTTCCATCAGCCGCATGGGAGATACTGCTCGGGATAATGCCAAGATTAGCTCCGAGGATGTTCCCGTATTGGTCAATAAGGGCGATTCACTGGTTGAGAGCAGCATGTATGCTGAAGCCATACAGTGTTATGATAAAGCACTTAAAATAAACCCAAAATTAACAGAGGTATGGAATAACAAAGGGCTTGCCCTTGCCAGAACAGGCAGATATGCAGAAGCCATAAAATGCTATGATAAAGCAATCGAACTCAAACCTGACGATGAAGAAGTGATATACAATAAAGCTATGGCACTGGCACAGCTCGGGAAATTCCCGGATGCCATTAAATATTATGATAAACTGCTTGAAATGAATCCTAAAGATGCGGCTGCATGGTGTAGCAAGGGTGATATGTTATTCGAAAGCGGCAACTTTGAAGAAGCGCTTCGTGTTTATGATAAAGCCATCGAGATAAATCCGAAGGATGAAGCTGTCTGGAATAACAGAGGATTAACCCTTGTTAAACTCAATCGTTTATCCGAGGCAATAGAATCGTATGATAAAGCCATTGAGATAAATCCAACAGTTGAAAAAATATGGAGTAATAAAGGGACTGCATTAGTAAGAATGAAGCAGGCAGAAGAAAAAGTCGATTTACAAAAAATCGCATCCTCCATGCCAGGGGAAGAGAAAACCGAATCGTTTATTGAAACCAATCCTGAACAACCAGCCATTGAACCTGAAATCAAACCAGAGGCATCGTTGGAGAAGCCGGATTTAATCATAGAAAAAATTGAAGAACCAGAACTTATTGAAACCAAGCCAGTAGAACAGCCAGTTATTGAGTCTGGTAAAAACGAAGCTAAACCTGAAACTTCTGAGGATAAACCAGATTCAGAAAAGCAGGAAATTTCTAAAGAATCACTGGAACATCTGGTTATTGGAAATACCATGTATTCTATGGGGAGGTACGAAGATGCAATCGATTCTTTCGATAAATCCCTGCAGGTAGACCCTGGAAATGCAATTGCATGGAACAATAAAGCGCTTGCGCTTATTAAATCAGGAAAATTTGATGAAGCTGTGGTTTGCTATGATAAAGCCATTCAAATCGATCCAAACGATTATGTATTTTTGAACAATAAAGGTAATGCGCTTTATAAAGAAGGGAATATTAAAGAAGCCATGAAATGTTATGACTTAGCTTTTAAGTTAAATCCTGAAAGCGGTAACGCAAAAAGGGGTATGGAAATGTGTTTGAAATTCTTAAAAAAATCTGCAAAAAGGAGAAATAGATGA
- the rsmA gene encoding 16S rRNA (adenine(1518)-N(6)/adenine(1519)-N(6))-dimethyltransferase RsmA has protein sequence MKWYKKDQHFLADARIINRIIEYGKLNKQDTVLEIGAGFGNLTEKLAAKAGRVIAVEADAQLAASLNRWENVDVIIGDALKIEFPHFNKVVSNLPYSISSPVTFKLLQHKFELGILMYQYEFAKRMVALHNSKDYSRLSISVQYYADVEILEAVPGSAFITPPKVRSAIVKLVPRPAPYKVKDEDFFMKFIRAVFSQRRKKLRNAIINNAGILEIKETASLLKKLPADLIDRRPETLPPEELARMADILAEERI, from the coding sequence ATGAAATGGTATAAGAAAGACCAGCATTTTCTGGCAGATGCACGGATTATAAACAGGATAATCGAATACGGGAAATTAAATAAACAGGACACTGTCCTGGAAATAGGCGCTGGTTTTGGCAATCTAACGGAAAAACTCGCAGCAAAGGCGGGCAGGGTGATAGCAGTTGAAGCGGATGCCCAACTTGCCGCCTCTCTTAACAGGTGGGAAAATGTTGATGTTATAATAGGGGATGCCCTTAAAATAGAATTCCCTCATTTCAATAAAGTAGTATCCAATCTCCCCTACTCTATTTCTTCTCCTGTTACTTTCAAACTCCTGCAACACAAATTCGAACTCGGGATTCTGATGTACCAGTACGAATTTGCAAAGAGAATGGTTGCATTACACAACAGCAAGGATTACAGCAGGCTTTCGATATCGGTGCAGTATTATGCTGATGTTGAAATACTAGAAGCTGTGCCGGGTAGCGCATTTATCACTCCACCAAAAGTAAGATCTGCTATAGTAAAGCTTGTACCCCGACCTGCGCCGTATAAAGTGAAAGATGAGGATTTTTTCATGAAATTTATACGTGCGGTTTTTTCCCAGAGGAGGAAAAAGCTCAGGAATGCTATAATTAATAACGCAGGCATCCTTGAAATCAAGGAAACAGCCAGCCTATTAAAGAAACTCCCCGCTGATCTTATTGACAGAAGACCTGAAACCTTGCCGCCAGAAGAACTGGCAAGAATGGCTGACATTCTTGCTGAGGAAAGGATTTAA
- a CDS encoding tRNA pseudouridine(54/55) synthase Pus10: MTILDTARKIIKEGTICDHCLGRQFAKLSTGLSNDQRGKALWLVLAMQAGAEKDKELQEELSKSSGSKCWVCNNLFKNLDLWAEKAVEALSDYEYDNFLVGTKMTGLLSENEEIVWAESETTFAEPLKTELNREVGKRVEKTTGKRANLKKPQIVALLDLENDTVELEINSLYIYGRYRKLVRGIPQTRWPCRECAGMGCERCGNTGKMYQESVDELIKPHLMAAARSEDTAFHGAGREDIDALMLGEGRPFVVEAKKPHMRSIDLDVLGREINSKAEGKIEVLGLKFVESENVEQLKSMKADKVYRFKIEHNTTEEKLKSSLDILSGILIKQKTPTRVLHRRADLERARLVHQAELESFDTNTAVIKVNCEGGLYVKELVSGDGGRTVPSLSSLTGSEAKIIELEVIKVG, translated from the coding sequence ATGACAATTCTTGACACGGCGAGAAAAATCATAAAAGAAGGTACTATCTGCGACCACTGCCTCGGAAGGCAGTTCGCAAAACTCTCCACAGGATTATCAAACGACCAGCGTGGAAAAGCTCTATGGCTTGTGCTTGCCATGCAGGCAGGTGCAGAAAAAGATAAAGAGCTGCAGGAGGAACTTTCAAAAAGCTCCGGGAGCAAATGCTGGGTATGTAATAACCTGTTTAAAAATCTTGATTTGTGGGCTGAGAAAGCGGTAGAAGCGCTTTCTGATTATGAGTATGACAATTTTCTTGTTGGTACAAAGATGACAGGCCTATTATCCGAGAACGAGGAAATCGTCTGGGCTGAAAGCGAAACTACGTTTGCCGAACCGCTTAAAACCGAACTGAATCGCGAGGTGGGAAAAAGGGTTGAGAAAACAACAGGCAAGCGGGCAAACCTCAAAAAACCTCAAATTGTAGCACTTCTTGATCTTGAAAATGATACGGTTGAACTTGAAATAAATTCGTTATACATATACGGCAGGTATCGGAAACTTGTCCGTGGAATTCCCCAGACCAGGTGGCCGTGCAGGGAGTGCGCTGGCATGGGTTGCGAGCGCTGCGGCAACACAGGCAAGATGTATCAGGAGTCCGTGGATGAACTTATCAAACCCCATCTTATGGCGGCCGCGCGGAGCGAGGATACTGCTTTTCACGGCGCCGGGCGCGAGGACATAGATGCGCTGATGCTGGGCGAAGGCAGGCCATTCGTGGTCGAGGCGAAGAAGCCGCATATGAGGAGCATAGATTTAGACGTGCTCGGCAGGGAGATCAACAGCAAAGCGGAAGGAAAAATCGAGGTTCTGGGGCTCAAATTCGTTGAAAGCGAAAACGTTGAACAGCTAAAATCCATGAAAGCCGATAAGGTGTACCGTTTTAAGATAGAACACAATACAACCGAGGAAAAACTTAAATCATCCCTTGACATATTAAGCGGAATCCTCATCAAACAGAAAACACCCACCAGAGTGCTTCATCGGCGTGCTGACCTTGAACGAGCGAGGCTTGTACACCAAGCAGAGCTTGAATCATTTGATACAAATACCGCCGTGATTAAAGTAAATTGCGAAGGAGGACTCTATGTAAAGGAACTGGTTTCTGGCGATGGAGGGCGTACTGTGCCCAGCTTGTCATCGCTTACAGGAAGTGAGGCAAAGATTATAGAACTTGAAGTAATTAAGGTAGGTTAA
- the trmY gene encoding tRNA (pseudouridine(54)-N(1))-methyltransferase TrmY: MKSFVIIGHKAATASFSLNDLPGAAGRMDILCRCVNAALFLSHDLRRDVRVHLVLKGGNQPKLIRFDGSSVRYLSPDERSAASLIKKALEKNAQDFWTESTPGVSIRKGDFGDLLAELKTSHLNTGTDKKIIYLREDGIDFRGKKFEAHDELLFVLGDHEGLTDEEEKIIGGYEHEIVSVGPISLHADHCIVLLHNEMDRVEKHI; this comes from the coding sequence ATGAAATCCTTTGTCATCATCGGTCACAAGGCCGCAACCGCATCTTTTTCACTGAACGACCTCCCCGGTGCTGCAGGGCGCATGGACATTTTGTGCAGATGTGTTAATGCCGCACTCTTTCTCTCCCACGACTTGAGAAGAGATGTCCGCGTGCACCTTGTCCTCAAAGGAGGTAATCAACCGAAGCTCATTCGCTTCGATGGAAGCTCAGTCAGATACTTAAGCCCTGACGAGCGAAGTGCAGCCTCGCTTATAAAAAAGGCGCTTGAGAAAAATGCACAGGATTTCTGGACAGAATCCACCCCGGGAGTGAGCATAAGGAAAGGAGATTTTGGTGACTTGTTAGCTGAGTTGAAGACCTCGCATTTAAATACGGGGACTGATAAAAAAATAATCTATCTGCGTGAAGATGGAATAGACTTTCGTGGGAAAAAATTCGAAGCTCACGATGAACTTTTATTCGTGCTAGGTGACCATGAGGGCTTAACTGACGAGGAAGAGAAAATAATAGGCGGGTACGAGCATGAAATAGTGAGTGTAGGTCCTATCTCTTTGCATGCAGACCACTGCATCGTTTTGTTGCATAATGAAATGGATAGAGTAGAGAAACATATTTAG
- a CDS encoding DUF655 domain-containing protein, whose protein sequence is MITLGKKLEKEDIAYILDYLPYGRSDDTRPMYQKKPLVQGVGEKHFVLMEMIPKENVAPKTQDKVYIGEGDRPVIDHVKRRIMYNELTHGAQMELPTMVEKIVLANENLFLSFFNEAYPITTRLHMLELLPGIGKKLMWGIIEEKKKKVFATFKDLVERVKGLHTPEKLIANRVLEELKDDNIKYRVFTTPMPPKR, encoded by the coding sequence ATGATAACCTTAGGGAAAAAACTGGAAAAAGAAGATATAGCCTATATTCTGGATTATTTACCTTATGGGCGTTCGGACGATACACGCCCTATGTACCAGAAGAAACCTCTCGTTCAAGGCGTGGGAGAGAAACATTTTGTTCTCATGGAGATGATACCGAAAGAGAACGTGGCACCAAAAACCCAGGACAAGGTTTATATAGGTGAGGGGGACCGTCCTGTGATTGACCATGTCAAGCGGCGTATCATGTATAATGAATTAACCCACGGCGCCCAGATGGAGCTTCCTACCATGGTAGAGAAAATAGTGCTTGCAAATGAAAATCTGTTTCTGTCCTTCTTCAACGAGGCCTACCCAATAACAACCCGCTTGCACATGCTTGAGTTACTCCCAGGAATAGGGAAAAAACTCATGTGGGGAATAATAGAAGAAAAAAAGAAGAAAGTATTTGCAACTTTTAAAGACCTGGTTGAGCGGGTGAAAGGTCTTCATACGCCAGAGAAGCTGATTGCTAACAGAGTTCTGGAAGAATTAAAGGACGATAATATAAAATACCGTGTTTTCACAACTCCAATGCCGCCTAAAAGATAA
- a CDS encoding recombinase RecA, whose product MATLTKEVSSAVPILKETQNRTTGIEILDRTLGGGLPSGSVAYIYADAKSMAEVFLYQFSQARKTYYFTNGRRPMYVLHDIEGFGFKTKDIIFVDIYSEYYFTSHGEMVDNTGNEFVDAKIVEFTEYNLKKIMAEEEEDINIIFDSFSFYLNLNINPGAIKRLINMIYEATKTLNCLAFLYGLKDTHQKNLENEILKSCDVIFDVELDKSSDKISNRLSIPKIRGRVPTVEMIRFKVGDGVQIDTTKDIA is encoded by the coding sequence GTGGCAACGTTAACAAAAGAAGTTTCGTCTGCAGTTCCAATTTTAAAAGAAACGCAGAATAGAACCACGGGGATAGAAATTCTTGACAGGACTTTGGGGGGCGGGTTGCCATCGGGTTCTGTTGCATACATATACGCCGATGCCAAATCCATGGCAGAAGTGTTCCTATACCAATTCTCACAGGCCCGCAAAACCTATTATTTCACAAATGGAAGGCGCCCCATGTATGTATTGCATGACATCGAGGGGTTCGGATTTAAAACCAAGGATATCATATTTGTGGATATCTATAGCGAATATTATTTCACATCCCATGGGGAAATGGTTGACAATACAGGGAATGAGTTTGTGGATGCCAAGATTGTGGAATTCACGGAATATAACCTGAAAAAAATAATGGCAGAAGAAGAAGAGGATATAAATATAATTTTCGATTCGTTTTCTTTTTATCTGAACCTGAACATTAATCCCGGCGCAATAAAGCGGCTGATAAATATGATTTATGAGGCAACAAAGACACTCAATTGTTTAGCCTTTTTATACGGTCTCAAGGATACGCACCAGAAGAATCTTGAAAATGAAATCCTGAAATCGTGCGATGTGATTTTTGACGTCGAGCTTGATAAAAGTTCGGATAAGATTTCTAACCGGCTGTCAATACCAAAGATAAGGGGCAGAGTACCGACAGTAGAAATGATACGGTTCAAGGTAGGCGATGGTGTCCAGATAGATACCACCAAAGATATCGCCTGA
- a CDS encoding 50S ribosomal protein L21e, with amino-acid sequence MAKTHGTRRKSRYKLKKTVREKGLSPISRSTQEFSEGDIVNIDLDPGIQDGMPHPKFQGRTGKVVGQRGRAYIVKVRDIGLVKEVIVLPEHLTPQK; translated from the coding sequence ATGGCAAAAACCCACGGAACAAGAAGGAAATCAAGATATAAACTCAAGAAAACAGTTAGAGAGAAGGGACTGTCTCCGATAAGCCGGTCGACGCAGGAATTCTCCGAAGGGGATATTGTAAACATCGATCTTGACCCGGGTATCCAGGATGGGATGCCGCACCCGAAGTTCCAGGGAAGGACAGGAAAAGTTGTAGGCCAGCGGGGTAGAGCCTATATTGTTAAAGTCAGAGACATTGGGCTTGTTAAAGAAGTTATTGTTCTGCCCGAGCATTTGACCCCGCAGAAATAA